The Bacillus sp. B-jedd sequence TTAAGGGTTTCCTGCAGGCCGGCCATAAGATTCGTGGCATAGCCTGTCACGCGGTTAGCGCCACTGTTGGCACCGCCGCTACCCGTATCGACGATGGAAATCTTGTCGATGTTGGCAAGCGGGGCCGCAACTTGCTTCGCATATTCAGGAAGCATCTTCATAATCATGTCCATAACGGCTGCCTGGCCGAACTGTTCGAACGCTTCAGCAATCTTCTGCTTCGCTTCTGCTTCGGCAAGACCTTTCAGGCGGATGATTTCAGCATCGGATTCACCCTGCGCGCGGACAGCGTCCGCTTTTGCAAGACCGTCTAGGCGGATGCGCTCGGCTTCCGCTTTTGCCATCGCTTCAATCCGGTATTTGTTCGCTTCGGCTTCAGCCATTTGCTTCGCCTTTTCAGCTGCTGCCGCTTGCTCAACCGAGTAACGGTCTGCATCGGCCTTTTTCTTGACTTCTGAATCGTATTGGCGCTCACGACGCAGGATTTCTTTCTCTTCAAGCTCAATTTGCTTCTGGCGCTCGATGATCTTGATTTGCATTTCCTGCTCGGTTACCTGCTGCTTCGAGCGGGCTGTTTCAAGGTCGTATGCTTGGTCGGCGCGGGCTTTCGCGGCGTCCTGCTCGGCGCGGAATTCCGCAACCTTCAGTTGGTTAATCTTTTCGGCTTCAGCGATTTCAGTTGAGCGCTCAAGCTCGGCACGCTTCGCTGACTTCGCGGCTTCCGCCCTTTTGACGCGGGTTTCCATTTCTGCCTCGGCCGTTGCGATATCGGCATCGCGCTTAACCTGGGCGATTCGCGGCTTACCAAGCGAATCAAGGTATCCATTTTTGTCACGGACATCTTTAATGGTGAATGAAACGATGACAAGACCCATTTTTGCAAGGTCCTGGGAAGCGACACGCTGGACTTCCTGGGAAAATTTATCCCGGTTTTTATAAATCTCTTCAACTGTCATTGACCCGAGGATGGAACGAAGATGGCCTTCAAGGACTTCCTTCGCTTCGTTCTCACGGTCTGCTGTCGCTTTACCGAGGAACTGCTCGGCTGCTGTGGCGATTTCCGAAATGGATCCGCCAATTTTAATGATCGCGACGCCGTCTGCCATAACCGGAACGCCTTGCTCTGTGTAAACTTCCGGAGTCGTTACCTCAAGCTTGCTCGATAATAGGCTAAGCGGCTGGGACTGCTGGAACACTGGCAAAATGAATGTACCGCCGCCGCGGATAATTTTAATTTTATTGCCGGACTCATCAATATGGACGTTTTTGCTCCCAAGCATGCTGCCTGTAACAATCAGCGCCTCGTCAGGGCCGGCTGTTTTATACTTCGTGACGAATACAGCCAGAAGCGCTATAACGATAAATACCGCTACACCTATTGCAATCAATGTCAAATCAATCATTCAATCTCCTCCTAAATCCACTCGTTTTCGATTTTCTCTTTTACTGCGACTTGAAGCACTCCGTTGGCTGTATCAACGACCAACACATCTTTGCCAAAACCGATTTCCCCGCCGTCAAAACTTGCTGCCGGCTTTGCGATCCGCCCGCTGATGCTGTCAATCATCACTTCGCCGAACCCATCCGCCGGAATCGAAGTGATCACCTTCCCAATCCGTCCGCGCAGGTCGGATTCGTTGTAGGAAAGCGACGCCTCCGCCTGAGAAAGCGGCACGAGGACGAACACATTCAGCAGCGTGACCAGAATGGCCGAGATACCCGCGGAAATCCCGAAGATCAGCAACGACGAAAGGCTAGTCGTTTTTTCAAAAATAAACCCGCCGGCCGACAAAAATGTAATGAATGAAAATAAAAGGACGGGATTCATAAA is a genomic window containing:
- a CDS encoding flotillin family protein — translated: MIDLTLIAIGVAVFIVIALLAVFVTKYKTAGPDEALIVTGSMLGSKNVHIDESGNKIKIIRGGGTFILPVFQQSQPLSLLSSKLEVTTPEVYTEQGVPVMADGVAIIKIGGSISEIATAAEQFLGKATADRENEAKEVLEGHLRSILGSMTVEEIYKNRDKFSQEVQRVASQDLAKMGLVIVSFTIKDVRDKNGYLDSLGKPRIAQVKRDADIATAEAEMETRVKRAEAAKSAKRAELERSTEIAEAEKINQLKVAEFRAEQDAAKARADQAYDLETARSKQQVTEQEMQIKIIERQKQIELEEKEILRRERQYDSEVKKKADADRYSVEQAAAAEKAKQMAEAEANKYRIEAMAKAEAERIRLDGLAKADAVRAQGESDAEIIRLKGLAEAEAKQKIAEAFEQFGQAAVMDMIMKMLPEYAKQVAAPLANIDKISIVDTGSGGANSGANRVTGYATNLMAGLQETLKASSGIDLKELIESYAGKNTLRQGIIEAAVKDEGPKEPVKM